The nucleotide window TTAGGAGGATCACATATGGATTCACGCGAAACATTGGACCACGAACTTGAACAGATTTTGAAATGGGAAAAACAACAGAAGGACTTGTTTATATGGGATAAAATCGGGCGTCTGCCCTTTGCGATGTTGGATAAAGTGATGCCTAAAGCGCTGAAACAGAAGATCGGAGATTCCCTGAATGACGTCGGTCAGTATGTACAGAACGGGGGCAAGTTCCTCGTACAGAAGAAAAAAGTAGCCAAGCTGTTGCAAGAGGAAGCCGAGAAATCCGGTTATTCCATGTCGGATACGACCGATCGTCTGGAACAGGATGCTGAAGCTGAGGGGACAGCCAAGATTCATAGTGTAGAAAATCTGCCACTTCAGGTGCTGGACCAGGTAGCCGATAACATTACCGAGAGTCGAACGAAGTTTGCCGCGGCTCAAGGAGCAGCTACAGGGTTTGGTGGCATTGTAACCATTGCAGCAGATATTCCCGTGGTGATGGGGCTTTCCTTGAAGGTACTACAGGAGATGGCACTATGTTACGGCTATGATCCCGATGAACCGCTGGAGCGTATCTTTATTGTCAAATGTCTGCAGTTCTCTTCCGCCGATATTGTAGGCAAGAAGGCGATTATTGAAGAACTGGCCGCTTACGACGATCCGGACAAGCCTATTGAAGTGGTATCGCAGATGCAGGGGTGGCGGGAGGTTTTTAACTCCTACAGCGAATCCTTTGGTTGGAAGAAACTGTTCCAACTCGTGCCGATTGCCGGCATGGTGTTTGGTTCAGTGAGCAACAAAAATACGATCCGTGATGTAGCCGAAGCAGGTAAAATGCTGTACAAAAAACGGCTGATCCTTCAGCGTTTGAAATAAGGTTATAGCAGAATACTTAATTGAAAGAGATGAATTTTACATGTTAAACAAACAAGGTTTCTATGATCTTTTGGATCGCAACAATATCGTTTACGAGAGTATAGAACATCCCGCAGTATATACGATGGAGGAAATATTCTCTTATCAAATTCCACATACAGAACATATCGTTAAAAACCTATTTCTACGTGATGACAAGAAGCGCAACTATTATCTGGTAACGATTGCTGGAACGAAGTCTGTTGATTTGAGAAGTTTAAGCGAAAAGATACCTAGCCGTAAACTCAGTTTTGCGAGTGAAAAGGATTTGTTGGAGTTCCTCGGATTGGAAAAAGGGCATGTTAACCCTATGGGGGTTCTCAATAATATTCAGAAGAACGTAACCGTCGTCTTTGACAAGGATCTAGTCGGTCAGAAAATCGGAATTCATCCCATGGAAAATACGGCGACGGTATTCCTTGAATTTGAAGATGTGAAGGAATTGATTACAGCTCATGGCAGCAGCGTTGTCCTGTGTGACGTGGAATAAAACTGCTTTAAGCTGAATTCGAGAAAAACAAATATAACAAAAGGGTTCCTGCCGCTCTGTAAATACAGAGTTGGAGGGAACCCTTTTGTTGTGGTTAGACTGTTTATTTACTACAAATGTAGGTTACTCTTCACTACCATTTTCTTTCGCCCAGATATTCAGTAATTTATCGGATGGAAGCAGGAACGTGAAGATCCCGAGCAGGGGCAGGAAGCTGCACATCTGCATCACCGGTGATACACCGAAGACATCAATCCAGTTACCCAGAACAAGTGCGCCCAGACCTCCCATACCAAATGCCAGACCTGTGATCAGGCCCGAGACCGTTCCGATTTTGCCTGGAATCAGCATTTGGGCGTATACAACCGTAACCGAAAAGCTGGATAACATGATAAAACCAATAATGGTTAGCAGTACGCCTGTCCAGAACAGGTTCGCATAAGGCAACATCAGCGCCAGAGGAGCAGCTCCGGCCATGGACAGGAAGATCAGGTTACGTTTGCCGAATCGATCCGCCAAGGGGCC belongs to Paenibacillus sp. FSL H8-0079 and includes:
- a CDS encoding EcsC family protein; translated protein: MDSRETLDHELEQILKWEKQQKDLFIWDKIGRLPFAMLDKVMPKALKQKIGDSLNDVGQYVQNGGKFLVQKKKVAKLLQEEAEKSGYSMSDTTDRLEQDAEAEGTAKIHSVENLPLQVLDQVADNITESRTKFAAAQGAATGFGGIVTIAADIPVVMGLSLKVLQEMALCYGYDPDEPLERIFIVKCLQFSSADIVGKKAIIEELAAYDDPDKPIEVVSQMQGWREVFNSYSESFGWKKLFQLVPIAGMVFGSVSNKNTIRDVAEAGKMLYKKRLILQRLK
- a CDS encoding prolyl-tRNA synthetase associated domain-containing protein; protein product: MLNKQGFYDLLDRNNIVYESIEHPAVYTMEEIFSYQIPHTEHIVKNLFLRDDKKRNYYLVTIAGTKSVDLRSLSEKIPSRKLSFASEKDLLEFLGLEKGHVNPMGVLNNIQKNVTVVFDKDLVGQKIGIHPMENTATVFLEFEDVKELITAHGSSVVLCDVE